TGCATAcaattgattttattaaaacactatgtatggaaaaatacacgtaaAAAATGTCTACCAATCGATtgtcgaaagaacagacgactctcGGTCgactaacttttttttttttgttgtcggGAACAGTCAAACTTTAAACTGCAATCATGTTCTCATTAAAATTGTCTTGGGAAAAAAATGAAGTAGTTGAATGGAAGTAATATACATCATATAGCCTACACAATATGTAACAGACTTTTTAGGCTGAAATATGCCTTATATCACACAATGTCTGGATGCAATATTCTACCCAAGAATATTCAACACTGAAATCTGACACTCTCGTCATTCCAAatgcatctgtggatcttttctgCTGACAATACTGAAAATGTATCTttgtctttaatgcagggtttgATCTTAATGTCAGAAgttatttagtaaatgttttttctgctggtgtatcctgaggtagctcctctcACTTCCCACATTGCGTAGAGGTGAACAGCCTTTCCCCCGTGTGGACCTGAAGGTGCATCTTCAGGTAGTTCTGATGGGAAAACCTTTTCTTACACTCGGGGCAGCTTTAatatttctcccctgtgtggaccctccgGTGCCTCTTCATGCTGGACGAGTGGGAGAAGCGCAtatgacactgggtacagctgaagggtttctcccctgtgtggaccctctggtgcctttTCAGATTGCCAGCCTCAGAGAAAcgcatgtgacactgggtacagctgaagggtttcacccctgtttggaccctctggtggatctccaccttctggaggcagctgaagcctttgttaaagaacatgcagaggaaccgtttATCTTTACTATTGCCTAATGTTGCTCCCCCTTCCCTTGGCCCTTTGGTCCtttgagttcaatacctgatcAAAAAGGACGCAGCCCTGTGAATCGGAAGGCCTCATCAACGTGGACACTGGGTCGCGATCCCTGAGTGTGTGTAAAGGAGAGTGGGTCGCGACATTTGGATTTGTCTCTAAGCTTTCCCTGTAATCTAAGAAATCTCTGCCTTGTGAGTGTCCTTCCCCTAAGTGAGTCTCGTCTGCATTCAAGGTCAGAGGAGACTCGCCCTCCACTTTCAATTCATCTATGACTATAACCTCCCCTTTCTTATCTAGGGATccttcagagtatacactactactgttctggttccagtcccctctagaCTGATCATTCTGTGTCTCTAAACCCAAGGATATGTTGCCAGGGTCCATCTCTGTAGCGTAAGAACAAGACGGAACATCAACACCAGTGTCTAATGTGTCACCGTCTCCACAGGAATGAACCATCCTCTTGCTCTGGTGAAATACTGGTAAGTACTCTGAACCGGGAGAAGGACAGCCCAATGGCTCCAGCCAaagtctctctgggtctgatcCTGTGTGTAAGAGCCTGTGTGTTGCAGTTaatgtgtctgtctctgacttgagGACGGCGTTCGGCATTCCACTGACCTCCGTGATGCTGGGTCGGGTCCTGGATGGCGCTGGGGCGGAGGTGGGGTCCTCTGCGGCTACAGGGGGCGCTCCAGGCTGGATGTCTCCGCTGTGCTGTGGCTCCTCTCCTTTAGTCCTCTCCTGCTTGACCCCAGGACCTGCAGCCTCTGCAGACTGACAAGAAGAGGAGGTTATTGTCAGTACATTAGTTGAATTGGATAACAATGTCGTAAGGAAGTCTCACAAGCTCACCTATGGCAGATAAATGACAATGTAATCAAGTAATAGCTGAGGGGGAGCCTTTCTGAAATAAACCTGCCACATTTGATTTACAAAGTAATGGTAATATTTTATGCAATACTATTACACTAACCTCTATCATGATAAcatgctgggttgaggttccattcccctcatcaacagtgattggttggtcatcactccatgtattgtgtcccactggcttcacaaagctcctgtggcctccagtgagatgtccttcacctgagaaAGTGAATGGGGGGGAGAGGTGGTTAGGTTAGCTACTGGCAATGCTCAAATGGTATATTATACACCATTGACACTGTCTAGAAGGATGTAAGGTAACACTTTAAATAACTTTTTGATATTCTATTTATAGATCGATTGATATGTCCCATgcatatatagcctcgttattatgtGCTACTGTTTACTTtttaactgtattgttgggaaagggctcataagtaagcagttcacggtaaagtctacgcctgttgtattcggtgcatgtgacatgaTTTGATTTGCATCATTGTTTTCAATTAGTTAATCATAGGACATGCAGTACATCAAGAATCTGGTAAGAATATGATGGCTTTGTGCAAGATAGCTAAGTAATCAGGGGAACTATTTTATACAATAAAAAAACTAACGAAGTGTTTAACCCAATGTGGTTAAAAACtgtacctcttgccattcctcTGTATCGCTCGAGGATCTTGACACTACTGGGACGAATGGCGAGGACGCGCTCCCGTGCCAACTTTAGTTCCAGGAGCTGTAGTTTCCTGCGCAATGCCCTGTTTTCTTTTTGTCTTTGAGTTATTTCCAgacgaaacactgcatagtcgtcgtctacgagtttacagatctctgccacggctgcaTTCGCCAGCACCTCCATGAcggaggctatttgagtgtgaaaaaccacaCAATTGGCCATTGTTAGGTTAACGTTACCACCTAGTTAGATATCATCTATCAACCAAGCCCCGTCTCCAACGCGAATTAACGACTACCTGGGGTAAGTATGTGATGCTGTGCATTTCAATTTGTCATATGCTGAATTGCATGGtgttaataaatatataaataacaacaaaaactctAACGTAAAAATGTCTTGGTCAACGCTTACTTTCATTTACTacttcttctatggtatattcACTATCACACAATTTAGTGTGCATGTCGCCACCTACTGTGCGGGATGGAAACAGGACATATTCATAGAAACACCCCCCAACCCCAAAAAAAACGACTTTTCTGTTAAAAATTAAACAGATctgatccctacacaggctcaagATTATCAGTAGTCCAAACTATGTTACTGCCGCAGCCACAATGTCCAGTTTCTTTGACACTTGAGCCATACAGTTTATAACTGTGGCAATGAACGCCTCAAAATCCACCTTTTTAACACAGGGTATATTTTGACTGGCTGCAATATCCATATCTTCGGCGGGCGTCACTTGTTTTCTCACCTCTTTAAGTCGCATAGGAAGTTTGATTGACCTGTAACTTTTGACACCTCCATCTCCTTCACCCTTacagggcactccaggaacaTGATCCCCACCATTATTGCAACACTGTCGTTCTTCTAAATCAAATTttctgtcacatgcgccgaaatgcttgcttacgagcccttcctaACAATGTAGTTATTCTTTTTTATAAAAAATAGtaacaagaggaataaaatacaagAAAGAAGCTATAACAGAgggaaccagatcaatgtgcaaggatacaatgttatttcatttattttacctttatttaactaggcaagtcagtgaagaacatattcttatttacaatgacttccaaaccctcccctaaccaggacgaatTGTGTGccttcctatgggactcccgatcatggctggttgtgatacagcccgggatcaaacccgggccTGTTGTGACGCCtcctagcactgcgatgcagtgccttagaccactgcgccactcaaggAAGCCATGTATTTGAGGgagatacactaccgttcaaaagtttagggtcacttagaaatgtccttgttttccatgaaaacatacatgaaatcaGTCGCAAAATGAATAGTAAATATAGTCAAGatattgacaaggttataaataatgatttttaattgaaataatactTGTGTCCTTAACTTTTCTTtcttcaaagaatcctccatttgcagcaattacagccttgcagaccgttggcattcta
This window of the Salmo salar unplaced genomic scaffold, Ssal_v3.1, whole genome shotgun sequence genome carries:
- the LOC123739473 gene encoding uncharacterized protein, whose product is MANCVVFHTQIASVMEVLANAAVAEICKLVDDDYAVFRLEITQRQKENRALRRKLQLLELKLARERVLAIRPSSVKILERYRGMARGEGHLTGGHRSFVKPVGHNTWSDDQPITVDEGNGTSTQHVIMIESAEAAGPGVKQERTKGEEPQHSGDIQPGAPPVAAEDPTSAPAPSRTRPSITEVSGMPNAVLKSETDTLTATHRLLHTGSDPERLWLEPLGCPSPGSEYLPVFHQSKRMVHSCGDGDTLDTGVDVPSCSYATEMDPGNISLGLETQNDQSRGDWNQNSSSVYSEGSLDKKGEVIVIDELKVEGESPLTLNADETHLGEGHSQGRDFLDYRESLETNPNVATHSPLHTLRDRDPVSTLMRPSDSQGCVLFDQVLNSKDQRAKGRGSNIRQ